A genomic window from Aquitalea aquatilis includes:
- the prmB gene encoding 50S ribosomal protein L3 N(5)-glutamine methyltransferase — MYAQAASSFTTVRDLLRFAVSRFNQAGLTYGHGTDNAHDEAAYLILTMLKLPIDRLEPYLDARLLPTEVKDIIDLIERRAEEKVPVAYLTHEAWQGEFSFYVDERVLVPRSFIYELLGEPLQPWIEHPELVHRALDLCTGSGCLAIQLAHHYPDAEIDAVDISLDALEVAAINVQNYGLEEQIQLIHSDLCEGLEEPYDLIIANPPYVDAESVDALPQEYLHEPEIALGSGEDGLDATREILHRAPDLLTEQGVLLVEIGHNREMLEECFPNLPFMWMETASGDGFVFLLTREDLVNGLALDEAAE; from the coding sequence ATGTACGCCCAGGCTGCCAGCAGCTTTACCACCGTGCGCGATCTGCTGCGTTTTGCGGTGTCGCGTTTCAATCAGGCCGGCCTGACCTATGGCCACGGCACCGACAACGCCCACGATGAAGCCGCCTACCTGATTCTGACTATGCTGAAGCTGCCAATCGACCGGCTGGAACCCTATCTGGACGCACGCCTGCTACCCACTGAAGTCAAGGACATCATCGACCTGATCGAACGCCGGGCCGAAGAAAAAGTGCCGGTGGCCTACCTCACGCACGAAGCCTGGCAGGGCGAGTTCAGCTTCTATGTGGACGAACGCGTGCTGGTGCCGCGCTCCTTCATCTACGAGCTGCTGGGCGAGCCGCTGCAGCCGTGGATCGAACATCCGGAACTGGTGCACCGCGCACTGGACTTGTGTACCGGCTCGGGCTGCCTGGCCATCCAGCTGGCGCATCACTACCCGGATGCCGAAATCGACGCCGTCGACATTTCGCTGGATGCGCTGGAAGTGGCGGCCATCAATGTGCAGAACTACGGCCTGGAAGAGCAGATCCAGCTGATCCACAGCGATCTGTGCGAAGGGCTGGAAGAACCCTACGACCTGATCATCGCCAACCCGCCCTATGTGGATGCCGAATCGGTGGACGCGCTGCCGCAGGAATACCTGCACGAGCCGGAAATCGCGCTGGGCTCCGGCGAAGACGGCCTGGATGCCACCCGCGAAATCCTGCACCGCGCACCGGATCTGCTGACTGAGCAAGGCGTGCTGCTGGTGGAAATCGGCCACAACCGCGAGATGCTGGAAGAATGCTTCCCCAACCTGCCCTTCATGTGGATGGAAACCGCCAGCGGTGATGGCTTTGTCTTCTTGCTGACCCGCGAAGACCTGGTCAACGGCCTGGCACTGGATGAGGCTGCCGAATAA
- a CDS encoding LysE/ArgO family amino acid transporter, translated as MARFATWQRCRLYGEKIMFNLNVYLAALGLSTSQIVGIGPQNAFIIRQGIGRSHILPIVLICIVADVLLISCGVLGMGKIIGAIPGFVQTVAWLGAAFLLWLGFKSFRAAAHPGALKLEGSVERDRKRAIRTILLVTLLNPYVWLDTVILIGSVASVYGSLAAPSFILGSITASVLWFAGIGFFAGKLAPFFQKESSWRVLDCAIGLIMLFTSSLLLWNYGFSH; from the coding sequence ATGGCTCGCTTTGCCACCTGGCAGCGCTGCCGCTTGTATGGCGAGAAAATCATGTTCAACTTGAATGTCTATCTGGCTGCGCTGGGGCTGTCCACCAGCCAGATCGTGGGTATCGGCCCGCAAAACGCCTTCATCATCCGGCAGGGGATTGGTCGCAGCCATATCCTGCCCATCGTGCTGATCTGCATTGTGGCGGATGTGCTGCTGATCAGCTGTGGTGTGCTGGGCATGGGCAAGATCATCGGTGCCATTCCCGGTTTCGTGCAGACCGTGGCCTGGTTGGGTGCGGCTTTTCTGTTGTGGCTGGGTTTCAAGTCCTTCCGCGCAGCCGCTCACCCCGGCGCGCTCAAGCTGGAAGGGTCGGTGGAGCGTGACCGCAAACGCGCCATTCGTACCATCTTGCTGGTGACGCTGCTCAATCCCTATGTCTGGCTGGATACCGTGATACTGATCGGCAGCGTGGCATCGGTATACGGTAGCCTGGCTGCGCCTTCTTTCATTCTGGGCAGCATCACGGCGTCGGTGCTGTGGTTTGCCGGTATCGGTTTTTTTGCTGGCAAGCTGGCGCCTTTTTTCCAGAAGGAAAGCAGCTGGCGCGTGCTTGACTGCGCCATTGGCCTGATCATGCTGTTTACCAGCAGCCTGCTGCTGTGGAACTACGGTTTCAGCCACTAG
- a CDS encoding LysR substrate-binding domain-containing protein, with protein MIPLALDLNDLFLFSQVVQRQGFSAAARTLGLPKSRISRRVSLLEERLETRLLQRNSRSLRLTDAGEALYAHCLAMLAEAQAGEAAVRQRQQEPSGQVRLSVPIAIADAVLSRLLPDFMQRYPKVKLSVQASNRQVDLLEEGVDVVVRGVGFEQASSSLVQVSLCTAQWGLLATPAWLAQAGDVLWPQQLEGCGSLQFGPLDGGTDVLLLRHESGSYQDVRVNVLLRSDNVQTLKQAVLAGLGVAGLPLYSCAEELADGRLQLLLPQWRPKDGRLVMLYPTRRGLSPAVRVLIDFFKSQLPGLLEYRACQGED; from the coding sequence ATGATTCCGCTCGCGCTTGATTTGAATGATCTGTTTCTGTTCTCCCAGGTAGTACAGCGCCAGGGCTTCAGCGCAGCCGCCCGTACCCTGGGCCTGCCCAAGTCGCGTATTTCGCGCCGGGTCAGCCTGCTGGAGGAGCGGCTGGAAACACGCCTGCTGCAGCGTAACTCGCGCAGTCTGCGGCTGACCGATGCTGGCGAGGCACTGTATGCCCACTGCCTGGCCATGCTGGCCGAGGCGCAGGCGGGTGAGGCTGCCGTGCGCCAGCGCCAGCAGGAGCCCAGTGGCCAGGTGCGGCTGAGCGTGCCGATTGCCATTGCCGATGCCGTGTTGTCGCGCTTGCTGCCCGACTTCATGCAGCGCTATCCCAAGGTGAAATTGTCGGTGCAGGCCAGCAACCGCCAGGTGGACTTGCTGGAAGAGGGGGTGGATGTGGTGGTGCGCGGTGTCGGTTTCGAACAGGCATCTTCCAGCCTGGTGCAAGTCAGCCTGTGTACGGCGCAGTGGGGTCTGCTGGCCACGCCGGCCTGGCTGGCGCAAGCGGGGGATGTTCTATGGCCGCAACAGCTGGAGGGGTGTGGCAGCCTGCAGTTTGGCCCGCTGGATGGTGGCACTGATGTCTTGCTGTTGCGTCACGAATCTGGCAGCTACCAGGATGTGCGCGTGAATGTGCTACTGCGCAGCGACAATGTACAAACGCTGAAGCAGGCGGTACTGGCTGGACTGGGGGTAGCCGGGCTGCCGCTGTATAGCTGCGCGGAAGAGTTGGCCGATGGGCGCTTGCAGTTGCTGCTGCCACAGTGGCGGCCCAAAGATGGGCGGCTGGTGATGCTGTATCCGACGCGCCGTGGTTTGTCACCGGCGGTGCGGGTGTTGATTGATTTCTTCAAGAGCCAGTTGCCGGGCTTGCTGGAATATCGCGCCTGCCAGGGCGAGGACTAA
- a CDS encoding isochorismatase family protein, with amino-acid sequence MKIRQLLTATLVGLATLSAASVSLPAAAATTAAAQQNANLSMLSRDNAVLLLVDHQVGLISGVRDTTVGDLKHNVVALAKAARTLGVPVIVTATMPDGMWGPTMPELTAALPGVQVISRTVINAWEDPKVRAAIEKTGRKQIIVAGVSLEICASFPALSAKAAGYDTRVVLDASGTFNEAKRTAGLQRLLGAGIPVTDYATVAVEMLRSNVDPKAHDVYGDLDMPFATLVWQMQSGFTKK; translated from the coding sequence ATGAAAATCCGTCAACTGCTCACCGCCACCCTGGTCGGCCTCGCCACCCTGTCCGCTGCCAGCGTCTCCCTGCCGGCCGCCGCTGCCACTACGGCAGCGGCTCAGCAAAACGCCAACCTCAGCATGCTGTCGCGTGACAATGCCGTATTGCTGCTGGTTGACCATCAGGTCGGCCTGATCAGCGGTGTGCGTGATACCACGGTTGGCGATCTGAAGCACAACGTCGTGGCACTGGCCAAGGCCGCGCGCACCCTGGGCGTACCGGTTATCGTGACTGCCACCATGCCGGACGGCATGTGGGGTCCGACCATGCCGGAACTGACCGCAGCCCTGCCGGGTGTACAAGTCATCAGCCGTACCGTGATCAATGCCTGGGAAGACCCGAAAGTCCGCGCTGCCATTGAAAAAACCGGCCGCAAGCAAATCATCGTCGCCGGCGTGTCGCTGGAAATCTGTGCCAGTTTCCCGGCACTGTCGGCCAAGGCCGCTGGCTATGACACCCGTGTCGTACTGGATGCTTCCGGTACCTTCAATGAAGCCAAGCGCACTGCCGGCCTGCAACGCCTGCTGGGTGCCGGCATCCCGGTCACCGACTATGCCACGGTAGCGGTGGAAATGCTGCGTAGCAACGTCGACCCCAAGGCGCATGATGTCTACGGCGATCTGGACATGCCGTTTGCCACCCTGGTATGGCAGATGCAAAGCGGCTTCACCAAGAAGTAA
- a CDS encoding SDR family NAD(P)-dependent oxidoreductase — protein MKQADKVAVITGGSRGIGAAIARKLASQGAQVVIVYRSNQQQAEHVVADIISQGGKAAAYAADVSQEAAVRDVLSAIATRFGRIDILINNAGVFEGRSLADVDAEHIARVFDGNMGSMLLMTRHALPFFPEQGGRIVNLSSNLIYSPRIGTAIYSASKAAVSVLTHAYALELGPRGITVNAVAPAMTETDMTAATPLARREAVANGTPLGRVAQPQDIADVVAFLASEDARWITGRTLLTDGGLTDAL, from the coding sequence ATGAAACAAGCAGACAAGGTGGCCGTGATCACCGGCGGTTCGCGTGGTATTGGCGCAGCCATTGCCCGCAAGCTGGCCAGCCAGGGCGCGCAGGTGGTGATTGTTTATCGCAGCAATCAGCAGCAGGCCGAGCATGTCGTTGCCGACATCATCAGCCAGGGTGGCAAGGCGGCAGCCTATGCAGCCGATGTCAGCCAGGAAGCGGCCGTGCGCGATGTGCTATCCGCCATTGCCACACGCTTTGGCCGCATCGACATCCTGATCAACAATGCCGGCGTGTTCGAAGGTCGCAGTCTGGCCGACGTCGATGCCGAGCATATTGCCCGTGTTTTCGACGGCAATATGGGCAGCATGCTGCTGATGACCCGTCATGCCCTGCCGTTTTTCCCGGAGCAAGGCGGACGCATAGTCAACCTGTCCAGCAACCTGATTTACTCACCGCGCATCGGCACGGCCATTTACTCGGCCAGCAAGGCGGCCGTCTCGGTACTGACCCACGCCTATGCACTGGAACTGGGGCCGCGTGGCATTACCGTCAATGCAGTGGCACCGGCGATGACCGAAACCGACATGACCGCAGCCACACCGCTGGCCCGCCGCGAAGCCGTGGCCAATGGCACACCGTTGGGCCGGGTGGCGCAACCGCAAGACATCGCCGACGTGGTGGCATTCCTGGCCAGTGAAGACGCGCGCTGGATAACCGGCCGCACCCTGCTGACCGATGGCGGCCTGACCGATGCCCTGTAA
- a CDS encoding putative quinol monooxygenase, which translates to MHVLTVELTIKPECVADFLLELQQFSRFILQQEADCLRFEIFQDDDDPCRILLLEGWSSRRHLEEVQLQRAYYQPYFAKVHTMFAAERQLRHWQPLPL; encoded by the coding sequence ATGCATGTATTGACGGTTGAACTCACCATCAAACCGGAATGTGTGGCGGATTTCCTGCTAGAACTACAGCAGTTCAGCCGTTTCATTCTGCAGCAAGAGGCAGACTGCCTGCGCTTCGAGATCTTCCAGGATGACGACGACCCCTGCCGCATCCTGCTGCTGGAAGGCTGGAGCAGCCGCCGTCATCTGGAAGAGGTGCAGTTGCAGCGCGCTTACTACCAGCCCTATTTCGCCAAGGTGCACACCATGTTTGCGGCAGAACGGCAGCTGCGGCACTGGCAGCCCCTACCACTTTAG
- a CDS encoding pirin family protein, which yields MTQLKISAPVHGQPLTIGSGFQAQHFGEQMFHGLIDPVVMVDHFHMTATTFEPHPHAGISAVTYMFEDAASPHVNYDSMGNQGPIVPGALHWLAAGRGAVHTEQPEGINPHVHALQIFVNLPASKKMQAPFAVHAEPTDIPEYHAPGMRVRVAAGSSNGIHAAHTAALPEAFTLLDGFVDPGQRFAHVLEPGWNAMLYAISGPLQLQAAGQTADIPAGSAVGIGLDATAAQGAELQLYAAEGCHFVLLSGPALKEPLVKHGPFVMNSAEEINDRIHAYQRGEFGQLSDDWLHNSRQPA from the coding sequence ATGACGCAATTGAAGATTTCCGCACCGGTCCACGGCCAGCCGCTCACCATCGGCAGTGGCTTCCAGGCCCAGCATTTTGGCGAACAGATGTTCCACGGGCTGATCGACCCGGTGGTGATGGTGGATCACTTCCACATGACCGCCACTACCTTCGAACCCCACCCCCACGCCGGCATTTCCGCCGTCACCTATATGTTCGAAGACGCAGCCAGCCCGCATGTCAATTATGACTCCATGGGCAATCAGGGGCCTATCGTACCGGGAGCCCTGCACTGGCTGGCCGCAGGACGCGGCGCCGTGCATACCGAACAGCCGGAAGGCATCAACCCGCACGTGCATGCATTGCAGATTTTCGTCAATCTGCCGGCCAGCAAGAAAATGCAGGCGCCATTTGCCGTGCATGCCGAGCCGACAGACATCCCGGAATACCACGCCCCCGGCATGCGGGTACGCGTTGCCGCCGGCAGCAGCAACGGCATCCATGCCGCCCACACGGCAGCGCTGCCGGAAGCCTTTACCTTGCTGGATGGTTTTGTTGATCCCGGCCAGCGCTTCGCCCATGTGCTGGAGCCGGGCTGGAATGCCATGCTCTACGCCATCAGCGGTCCCTTACAGCTACAGGCAGCAGGACAAACGGCTGACATCCCCGCGGGGAGCGCAGTTGGCATTGGCCTGGATGCCACGGCAGCGCAAGGGGCCGAACTACAGCTATACGCTGCCGAGGGCTGCCATTTTGTCTTGCTGTCCGGCCCGGCGCTGAAGGAGCCACTGGTCAAGCACGGGCCCTTCGTGATGAATAGCGCCGAGGAAATCAACGACCGTATCCACGCTTACCAGCGCGGCGAATTCGGCCAGTTGAGCGACGACTGGCTGCACAACAGCCGGCAGCCCGCATGA
- a CDS encoding CynX/NimT family MFS transporter, giving the protein MTTPAQPATAPATHWPALLIAIFAGAAGAFCLGKVPAVLGLLRHELGLNLVQGGWIASAFNSLAIVLSLFMGLLLARWNALQAGVIGLLLLLLGGGLALPAGGLDMMLVSRVIEGIGFLLVSVAMPSMIVSLASERDKRLALSLWAVNLPLGAAIGMLPTPALAQVGGWRLAWLAGMALQLLALLLLLACKPAFRQRSLHSATHTDAQAAPFAVLRQPAVWRYGLAFMLYTLMLWAVFVWLPSMLHGRPELSASRIALLSALAVVANIPGNLAGAWLLRRGMGRDTLICAALGLMGLSGLLAFWPGLSPDRAYLLCLALSFCGGAVPPAALSSAHGLSRGPVQLAILQGYFVQLANLGQLLGPLLLAAMVAGSTDWSVARWLFLAGALLAAMLFAMRPRSH; this is encoded by the coding sequence ATGACGACGCCGGCCCAGCCTGCAACAGCACCGGCCACCCACTGGCCGGCCTTGCTGATTGCCATTTTCGCCGGGGCTGCCGGGGCCTTCTGTCTGGGCAAGGTGCCGGCGGTACTTGGCCTGCTGCGGCATGAGCTGGGGCTGAATCTGGTGCAAGGCGGCTGGATCGCCTCGGCTTTCAATAGCCTCGCCATTGTGCTCAGCCTGTTCATGGGCTTGCTGCTGGCACGCTGGAATGCCCTGCAAGCCGGCGTCATCGGCCTGCTGCTGTTGCTGCTGGGCGGCGGACTGGCCCTGCCGGCAGGCGGGCTGGACATGATGCTGGTATCGCGGGTGATCGAAGGCATCGGCTTCTTGCTGGTATCGGTGGCCATGCCCAGCATGATCGTCAGCCTGGCCAGCGAGCGGGACAAGCGGCTGGCACTCAGCCTGTGGGCGGTGAATCTGCCGCTGGGGGCGGCCATCGGCATGCTGCCGACACCCGCGCTGGCACAAGTTGGCGGCTGGCGACTAGCCTGGCTGGCCGGCATGGCGCTGCAATTGCTGGCTTTGCTATTGCTGCTGGCGTGCAAACCGGCCTTCCGCCAGCGCAGCTTGCACAGCGCCACCCATACAGATGCGCAGGCAGCGCCATTCGCCGTGCTGCGCCAGCCCGCTGTGTGGCGTTATGGCCTCGCTTTCATGCTGTATACCCTGATGCTATGGGCAGTGTTTGTGTGGTTGCCCTCGATGTTGCATGGCCGGCCAGAGCTGAGCGCCAGTCGCATCGCCCTGCTGTCGGCGCTGGCCGTGGTGGCGAATATCCCCGGCAACCTCGCCGGAGCCTGGCTGCTGCGTCGTGGCATGGGGCGCGATACGCTGATTTGCGCGGCACTGGGGCTGATGGGGCTGAGCGGCCTGCTTGCCTTCTGGCCCGGCCTGTCGCCGGATAGGGCTTATCTGCTTTGTCTGGCGCTCTCCTTCTGTGGTGGCGCGGTACCGCCGGCGGCCTTGTCTTCTGCCCACGGGCTAAGCCGTGGACCAGTGCAGCTGGCCATTCTGCAAGGCTACTTCGTGCAACTGGCCAATCTCGGCCAGTTACTCGGCCCCTTGCTGCTGGCAGCCATGGTAGCCGGCTCCACCGACTGGAGCGTGGCGCGCTGGCTGTTTCTGGCGGGTGCCCTGCTCGCCGCCATGCTGTTTGCCATGCGGCCACGCAGCCATTAG
- a CDS encoding LysR family transcriptional regulator ArgP, giving the protein MLDPKQLEALSAVVDSGGFDKAARKLFLTQSAISQRIRQLEENLGQPVLTRTSPPAPTTAGRLLLQHFRQLSLMEGELLNTLLPDGEQSDFTTLAVGVNADSLATWFLPAVQALMQRRRLLFDVMMDDQDYTHELMRSGHVAGCIGTRDTPIQGGECHFLGCMRYLCLATPDFATRYFADGFTHAALAQAPAIIFSGKDDLHSQFLRQVAGYDGSTPHITLPTPQGFVQATRLGLAYSLLPELMIDDDLESGRLLDLLPGQYVDLPLYWHHWRVESSLAGDLSTALLGWAQQVLRQQLPER; this is encoded by the coding sequence GTGCTCGACCCGAAACAACTGGAAGCCCTGTCCGCCGTGGTGGACAGCGGCGGCTTCGACAAGGCGGCACGCAAGCTGTTTCTGACCCAGTCGGCCATTTCCCAACGCATACGTCAGCTGGAAGAAAACCTGGGGCAGCCGGTGCTCACCCGCACCAGCCCACCGGCCCCCACCACCGCAGGCCGCCTGCTGCTGCAACACTTCCGCCAGCTCAGCCTGATGGAAGGTGAGCTGCTCAACACCCTGCTGCCGGATGGCGAGCAAAGCGACTTCACCACGCTGGCCGTGGGAGTGAATGCCGACAGCCTCGCCACCTGGTTTCTGCCAGCCGTGCAAGCACTCATGCAGCGCCGCCGCTTGCTGTTCGACGTGATGATGGATGACCAGGACTACACCCACGAGCTAATGCGCAGCGGCCATGTCGCCGGCTGCATCGGCACCCGGGATACGCCAATACAAGGTGGCGAATGCCATTTCCTCGGCTGCATGCGCTATCTGTGCCTGGCCACGCCGGACTTTGCCACTCGCTACTTTGCCGACGGTTTTACTCACGCGGCACTGGCGCAGGCACCGGCCATCATTTTCAGTGGCAAGGATGATCTGCACAGCCAGTTTCTGCGCCAGGTGGCCGGCTATGACGGCAGCACGCCCCACATCACCCTGCCCACGCCACAGGGTTTCGTACAGGCAACCCGGCTGGGGCTGGCCTACAGCCTGCTGCCGGAGCTGATGATAGACGATGACCTGGAGAGTGGCCGCCTGCTGGATTTGCTGCCCGGCCAGTATGTCGACCTGCCCTTGTACTGGCATCACTGGCGGGTGGAGTCTTCGCTGGCTGGCGATCTGAGTACCGCCCTGCTGGGCTGGGCGCAGCAGGTATTACGTCAGCAGCTGCCCGAGCGTTGA
- a CDS encoding cytidine deaminase — protein MPQHTPTPAQWAALEQAARTAARRAYVPYSRFAVGAAILDAQGQIHPGCNVENASYGLANCAERTAIYSARVLHDLQEIVAVCVYTPTATPTSPCGACRQVLNEFGPGMLVRCICDGSECIDTTLDVLLPHAFGPNNLSDAASSC, from the coding sequence ATGCCGCAGCACACCCCCACCCCGGCCCAGTGGGCCGCGCTTGAACAAGCCGCGCGCACGGCAGCCCGCCGCGCCTATGTGCCCTACAGCCGCTTCGCCGTCGGTGCCGCCATCCTGGATGCACAGGGGCAGATCCACCCCGGCTGCAATGTGGAAAACGCCAGCTATGGCCTGGCCAACTGCGCCGAGCGCACCGCCATCTATTCGGCCCGTGTATTACACGATCTGCAGGAGATTGTGGCGGTCTGCGTCTACACCCCCACCGCCACCCCTACTTCACCCTGCGGCGCTTGCCGTCAGGTACTAAACGAATTTGGCCCTGGCATGCTGGTACGCTGCATTTGCGATGGCAGCGAGTGCATCGACACCACGCTGGATGTCTTGCTGCCCCATGCCTTTGGCCCAAACAACCTGAGCGATGCGGCCAGTTCTTGCTAG